A single genomic interval of Tursiops truncatus isolate mTurTru1 chromosome 1, mTurTru1.mat.Y, whole genome shotgun sequence harbors:
- the TMEM52 gene encoding transmembrane protein 52: MFAGALADRGLLLLPPLLQLPQVALGFAEGSCDPSDQCPPQARWSSLWHVGLLLLAVLLLLLCGATASCVRFCCLRKRAHAQPHLPSAPESCDLTAIPADSDSPMHSTVSSYSSVQYPLGMRLPLPLGELDLDSVTPPAYSLYAPELPPSYDEAVKMAKTRQEEPPPSQ; the protein is encoded by the exons ATGTTCGCTGGCGCCCTAGCTGACCGCGGGctcctgctgctgccgccgctcCTGCAGCTGCCGCAG GTGGCGCTGGGCTTCGCGGAAGGCAGCTGCGACCCCTCGGATCA GTGCCCGCCCCAGGCCCGCTGGAGCAGCCTGTGGCACGTGGG GCTCCTCCTGCTTGCtgtgctcctgctgctgctgtgtgGGGCCACGGCCAGCTGTGTCCGCTTCTGCTGTCTCCGGAAGCGGGCGCACGCCCAGCCACACCTGCCATCAGCACCTGAGTCCTGCGACCTGACAGCCATCCCCGCGGACAGCGACAGCCCCATGCACAGCACTGTGTCAT CCTACAGCTCTGTGCAGTACCCGCTGGGCATGCGGCTGCCCCTGCCCTTGGGGGAGCTGGACCTCGACTCTGTGACCCCTCCCGCCTACAGCCTGTATGCCCCTGAGCTGCCGCCCTCCTACGATGAGGCCGTCAAGATGGCTAAAACCAGACAGGAAGAGCCACCCCCCTCCCAGtag
- the CALML6 gene encoding calmodulin-like protein 6 isoform X2, which yields MTARGASRCTVGGRGSLGRREQPLSCPGPRCPSLPWPRGALAGTQGQRGSSGVRGCSGQEGPRGEGPTCPKIGLTGSPGHKRLLESGPQGPRAAGSAKTQPPPLPLALCPQQLQRHRAVPPQPATDMTERLTAEQIEEYKGVFEMFDEEGNGAVKTDELERLMSLMGINPTKGELASMAKDVDRDKKGFFNCDSFLALMGVYWEKAQNQESELRAAFRIFDKEGKGYIDWDTLKYVLMNAGEPLSELEAEQMMKEADKDGDGTIDYEEFVAMMTGESFKLVQ from the exons ATGACAGCCCGTGGGGCCTCCCGCTGCACAGTGGGGGGAAGGGGCTCACTGGGGAGAAGGGAACAGCCCCTCTCCTGCCCTGGCCCACGATGTCCATCCTTGCCGTGGCCCAGGGGGGCCTTGGCTGGGACCCAGGGTCAGAGAGGGAGCTCTGGGGTGAGGGGCTGCTCAGGCCAGGAAGGGCCACGTGGGGAAGGGCCAACCTGTCCCAAAATAGGGCTGACAGGATCTCCTGGCCATAAAAGGCTCTTGGAATCTGGACCCCAGGGACCCCGGGCAGCTGGATCCGCTAAAACTCAGCCGCCCCCTCTGCCCCTTGCACTCTGCCCACAGCAGCTCCAGCGCCACCGTGCAGTGCCCCCTCAGCCAGCCACAGACATG ACGGAGCGCCTGACGGCGGAGCAGATCGAGGAGTACAAGGGGGTCTTTGAGATGTTTGATGAGGAGGGCAACGGGGCGGTGAAGACGGACGAGCTGGAGCGGCTCATGAGTCTGATGGGCATCAACCCCACCAAGGGCGAGCTGGCCTCCATGGCCAAGGACGTGGACAGAGACA AGAAAGGGTTCTTCAACTGCGACAGCTTCCTGGCGCTGATGGGGGTGTACTGGGAGAAGGCCCAGAACCAGGAGAGTGAGCTCAGGGCGGCCTTCCGCATCTTCGACAAGGAGGGCAAGGGCTACATTGACTGGGACACGCTCAA GTACGTGCTCATGAATGCGGGCGAGCCCCTCAGCGAGCTGGAGGCCGAGCAGATGATGAAGGAAGCCGACAAGGACGGGGACGGGACCATCGACTACGAGG AGTTCGTGGCCATGATGACTGGGGAGTCCTTCAAGCTGGTCCAGTAG
- the CALML6 gene encoding calmodulin-like protein 6 isoform X1 translates to MTARGASRCTVGGRGSLGRREQPLSCPGPRCPSLPWPRGALAGTQGQRGSSGVRGCSGQEGPRGEGPTCPKIGLTGSPGHKRLLESGPQGPRAAGSAKTQPPPLPLALCPQQLQRHRAVPPQPATDMTERLTAEQIEEYKGVFEMFDEEGNGAVKTDELERLMSLMGINPTKGELASMAKDVDRDKKGFFNCDSFLALMGVYWEKAQNQESELRAAFRIFDKEGKGYIDWDTLKYVLMNAGEPLSELEAEQMMKEADKDGDGTIDYEGEWGMGPGSPAAGSGQAAYLSLCSQSSWP, encoded by the exons ATGACAGCCCGTGGGGCCTCCCGCTGCACAGTGGGGGGAAGGGGCTCACTGGGGAGAAGGGAACAGCCCCTCTCCTGCCCTGGCCCACGATGTCCATCCTTGCCGTGGCCCAGGGGGGCCTTGGCTGGGACCCAGGGTCAGAGAGGGAGCTCTGGGGTGAGGGGCTGCTCAGGCCAGGAAGGGCCACGTGGGGAAGGGCCAACCTGTCCCAAAATAGGGCTGACAGGATCTCCTGGCCATAAAAGGCTCTTGGAATCTGGACCCCAGGGACCCCGGGCAGCTGGATCCGCTAAAACTCAGCCGCCCCCTCTGCCCCTTGCACTCTGCCCACAGCAGCTCCAGCGCCACCGTGCAGTGCCCCCTCAGCCAGCCACAGACATG ACGGAGCGCCTGACGGCGGAGCAGATCGAGGAGTACAAGGGGGTCTTTGAGATGTTTGATGAGGAGGGCAACGGGGCGGTGAAGACGGACGAGCTGGAGCGGCTCATGAGTCTGATGGGCATCAACCCCACCAAGGGCGAGCTGGCCTCCATGGCCAAGGACGTGGACAGAGACA AGAAAGGGTTCTTCAACTGCGACAGCTTCCTGGCGCTGATGGGGGTGTACTGGGAGAAGGCCCAGAACCAGGAGAGTGAGCTCAGGGCGGCCTTCCGCATCTTCGACAAGGAGGGCAAGGGCTACATTGACTGGGACACGCTCAA GTACGTGCTCATGAATGCGGGCGAGCCCCTCAGCGAGCTGGAGGCCGAGCAGATGATGAAGGAAGCCGACAAGGACGGGGACGGGACCATCGACTACGAGGGTGAGTGGGGGATGGGCCCCGGGAGCCCGGCGGCCGGGTCAGGCCAGGCTGCCTACTTGTCCCTCTGCTCTCAGAGTTCGTGGCCATGA